GGTTCGAGGCGAAGATGGCGAGGAAGTTGGCGCGCTCCAGCACCGGCAGCGACGGATCCTCGGCGAGCTCCAGCACGCGCTGGTTGAACGCCAGCCAGCTCAGTTCGCGATCGAGGTAGCGCGCGTCCGGGAGCTCGGGCGCCCCGGCGATGTCGAGCGGCTCGAAGTCGTCGTCGAAGTCGCTGCTGGTCCGCTCTTCGCTCTCGGTGAGGGTGGCGTCGGCGTTCATCCCCTCATCATGCCACCGGCGTCGCGGGCGTTCGAGGGGCGGGCGTGAACGCCGGGTTACGCCTCGGACGGGTGGCGGGGCGTCGGTCAGCTCGCGGTGACCGGGAGGTCGCGCTCGTCCTCCTCGTGCACGTTGAACCGGTAGCCGACGTTGCGCACGGTGCCGATGAGGCCCTCGAGGTCGCCGAGCTTCGCGCGGAGGCGCCGCACGTGCACGTCGACCGTGCGGGTGCCGCCGAAGTAGTCGTAGCCCCAGACCTCGCTGAGCAGCTGCTCGCGGGTGAAGACGCGCGACGGGTGTGCCGCGAGGAAGCGCAGGAGCTCGAACTCCTTGTAGGTGAGGTCGAGCGGCTTGCCGTGCACCTTCGCCGAGTAGCTCGCCTCGTCGATGACCACACCGGACGTCTGGATGCGCTCGGACGCGGGGGCGGTCGCGGCGCGGCCGATCGTGAGCCGCACGCGGGCGTCGACCTCGGCCGGTCCCGCGGACTCGAGGATCACGTCGTCGACGCCCCAGTCGGGGCTCACCGCCGTCAGCCCGCCCTCGGTCACGACGAGGATGAGCGGCACGCTGAGCCCGGTCGTGCGCAGGATCTGGCAGAGGGCCTTGGCGCCGGCGAGGTTCGAGCGCGCGTCGACGAACACGAGATCCGAGTCGGGCGCGCGCACGAGCTGGTCGGGCGACGCCGGGATGACGCGGATGCGATGCGTGAGGAGGGCGAGCGCGGGGAGCACGTCGTTGTCGGCGGCCGACGTCAAGATCAACAGCTGCGCCACGCAGACCCTCCAGTTGTAAGGTCCGGCAATACTATCGTGACCTCGGGGGACCGATTGACGCCGGGCCCGGGGGGAGTGTGGACGACATGGACGAACGCGCGGCGGACCGGCTGTGGTGGACGAGCGTGGTGCCGGTGTGGGCCGCGGCCCTCGTGGCATCCGCACTGGTGCTCGTGCTCGGGCCCGAGCAGCCGGTCGCGTGGCTGTCGGTGAGCCTCGGCGCGTGCGTGGTGCTCGCGTTCGGCCTGCAGCTCGCGACCCGCACGCCGGCCGGCTACCTCGCTCGCGCGCGCGACAGCCTCGGGGGAGCGGTCGTCATCATCGGGGCCGCAGTGCTCGTGCAGGTCCTCCTCACCCCGTTGAGCGGCTAGACTCACGCGCATGGAATCCTCCCTCGTCGCCCTCGAACTCGTGTTCCTCGGACTGCTCGGCCTCGCCAGCGTGTCCATCGCGTGGATCAGCGGCGTGGTCGTCTACAAGCTGTTCACGGGGCAGCGCTAGCACGATGCTCGAGATCCCCGCCGACCTGCCGGCGGAACTCGTCCCGCTCTCCTGGCTCATCGGCACGTGGGAGGGCACGGGAGTCATCGACTACCGGGTCGGCGACGACACGGTCACCCACGAGTTCGGCCAGCGCGTGCAGTTCGCCCACGACGGTCAGCCCGTGCTGCAGTACTCGTCGGTCGCCTGGCTGCTGGACGCCCCCGAGGGCACCGCTCGCGAGCTCCCCTCGGAGCTGGGCTACTGGCGCCTCGCCCGGCCGCTCGCCGACGGCGACGCCGGACCGGGCATGCTGCCCGCGACCTCGGACGCGGCGTTCGGCGACGCCGAGGCCGTCGAGACGCTGCGCAACGACGCCGGTGCGTTCGACCTGCAGGTGCAGCTCGTGCACCCCGACGGCGTCGGCGAGCTCTACCTCGGGCAGGTGGCCGGCCCCCGCATCGACCTCGCGACCGACGCGGTCGTGCGCGCCGAGGGCGCCAAGCCGTACTCGGCCGCGACCCGCCTGTACGGGCTCGTCGAGGGCCACCTGCTCTGGGCGTGGGACATCGCCGCGCTCGGCCAGGACCTGCGCACGCACGCCTCGGCCAGACTCGCGAAGGTCGCCTGATGGCCGACTCGCCGCTGCTCGCCGTGCCCGGCGCCGTGCCCGCCGAGGGCGTGGACGCCGGCGTGCCCGCGCACTACGGCAACCCGATCGTCGAGCAGCGCGACCTCGAGCGCGGGCTCGCGCTCGTCGACTGCTCCGGCCGCGGCGTCGTGCGCGTCGAGGGCCCCGACCGGCTGAGCTGGCTCGACTCGATGGCCAGCCAGTCGCTCGCGCGGCTCGCGCCCGGCGAGTCGGCCGAGGCGCTGTTCCTCGACGCGGGCGGCCACGTCGAGCACGCCGTGCACGTGCTCGACGACGGCGTCGCGACCTGGCTCGTCGCCGAGGGCGGCGACGCCGACGCGCTCGGCTCGTGGCTCGACCGCATGCGCTTCATGCTGCGCGTCGAGGTGTCGGTGCGCACCGACGAGTTCGCCGTGCTCGGCACGGCCGCCGAGGATCCGGCCGCGCTGCTGCCCGACGGCGTGACCGCGGCGGCGCCGAACGACGTGCCGCTCGTCTGGCGCGACCCG
This portion of the Agromyces rhizosphaerae genome encodes:
- a CDS encoding response regulator transcription factor; translated protein: MAQLLILTSAADNDVLPALALLTHRIRVIPASPDQLVRAPDSDLVFVDARSNLAGAKALCQILRTTGLSVPLILVVTEGGLTAVSPDWGVDDVILESAGPAEVDARVRLTIGRAATAPASERIQTSGVVIDEASYSAKVHGKPLDLTYKEFELLRFLAAHPSRVFTREQLLSEVWGYDYFGGTRTVDVHVRRLRAKLGDLEGLIGTVRNVGYRFNVHEEDERDLPVTAS
- a CDS encoding FABP family protein; this translates as MLEIPADLPAELVPLSWLIGTWEGTGVIDYRVGDDTVTHEFGQRVQFAHDGQPVLQYSSVAWLLDAPEGTARELPSELGYWRLARPLADGDAGPGMLPATSDAAFGDAEAVETLRNDAGAFDLQVQLVHPDGVGELYLGQVAGPRIDLATDAVVRAEGAKPYSAATRLYGLVEGHLLWAWDIAALGQDLRTHASARLAKVA